In one window of Methanococcoides methylutens DNA:
- a CDS encoding stage II sporulation protein M, giving the protein MRNKESSQFKIKRTDVIWSVKLFTLFTILSFVFSISIYTVAFLFSQPEFVNAVLISTAQAATSEVDVVNEAIISTSDAATSKVDFGARYIGPLYSVFFFNIIAIFVTSIGAAAITYSHRIVFKELLLRSRHPFYSMISCNMEKLSSPFFSFVQKVALHIYPDIKKNGLDEKNDSPNSIWKHCGYTGEDYRAIASVLPLIFPVLTLFLNSFIAGTVLAFFVFNGILWGSQTLGFGGILVGADFAFIYYFASILPHGIIELPAIFIATSIAYRFARVHSEEITEGRLFEAEKEEDLKEDIRRIENITESYLRSGYLWRIFSIAIFMLLVAAYIEIQLTPKIAGNVIDLMGLLISNLLI; this is encoded by the coding sequence ATGAGAAATAAAGAGAGCAGCCAATTCAAAATAAAACGGACAGATGTAATATGGTCAGTGAAACTATTCACACTATTTACGATACTGTCCTTTGTATTCAGCATCTCTATTTACACAGTTGCTTTCTTGTTTTCACAACCTGAATTTGTAAATGCTGTCCTGATCTCAACTGCACAGGCTGCTACTTCAGAAGTTGATGTCGTCAACGAGGCAATTATTTCAACCTCAGATGCCGCTACTTCAAAAGTGGACTTCGGTGCCAGATATATCGGTCCGCTATATTCTGTTTTTTTCTTCAATATAATAGCAATATTTGTCACATCTATAGGTGCCGCAGCCATAACATACAGTCACAGAATAGTTTTCAAAGAGTTACTGTTGCGGTCAAGGCACCCGTTCTATTCTATGATTTCCTGTAATATGGAAAAATTATCTTCACCCTTTTTTTCATTTGTACAGAAGGTCGCCCTGCACATCTATCCTGATATAAAGAAAAATGGTCTGGATGAGAAAAATGACAGCCCAAATTCCATCTGGAAACATTGTGGTTACACCGGCGAGGATTACAGAGCAATCGCATCAGTACTCCCACTCATATTTCCTGTGTTGACATTATTCCTTAATTCTTTTATAGCAGGAACAGTACTTGCATTTTTTGTGTTCAATGGAATACTGTGGGGAAGTCAAACATTAGGATTTGGTGGTATTCTTGTAGGGGCTGACTTTGCCTTCATATATTACTTTGCTTCAATACTCCCTCATGGAATAATTGAACTGCCGGCAATTTTCATAGCAACATCTATTGCATACAGGTTTGCAAGAGTACATTCAGAAGAGATTACAGAAGGGCGTTTATTCGAAGCTGAGAAAGAAGAGGACCTAAAAGAAGACATTAGAAGGATCGAGAATATCACGGAATCTTATCTGAGATCCGGATATCTGTGGAGAATATTCTCAATTGCGATCTTTATGCTCCTTGTTGCTGCATATATAGAAATACAGTTAACACCAAAAATAGCAGGAAATGTGATCGACCTCATGGGTCTGTTGATCAGCAATCTCCTGATATGA
- a CDS encoding RAD55 family ATPase — protein sequence MRIQSGIEGFDELVQGGLVPERVYLLSGPPGSGKTTFGMQFLAQGATFGEVGLYVSLLESPQNIINDMSNYSLNVVTLIKMKKLLFADLGPRMEYGYMDDLHEVISSDYDVSHSSVEGEAPSPAMVFKEISAYVQEYNVKRLVIDSVSAIRFTTKDRISEEKEMGRFIRNLKQLGCTTILLSEMTDPNAYSTEQFASHGVMFLHNFLYGKKMTRALQIIKMRGTKHDCNMMGLEFTEKGLKVSSYLE from the coding sequence ATGAGGATACAATCTGGAATTGAAGGTTTCGATGAACTTGTTCAGGGTGGACTTGTTCCGGAACGTGTTTATCTTTTAAGTGGTCCCCCGGGAAGTGGAAAAACTACTTTTGGCATGCAGTTCCTTGCGCAAGGTGCTACTTTTGGGGAAGTTGGTCTCTACGTTAGCCTTCTTGAAAGTCCCCAGAACATCATCAATGACATGTCTAATTACTCGTTGAACGTGGTGACCTTAATAAAGATGAAGAAGCTTCTTTTTGCAGATCTAGGTCCCAGAATGGAATATGGTTATATGGATGATCTTCATGAGGTCATAAGTTCAGATTATGATGTAAGTCATTCATCTGTAGAAGGCGAAGCTCCGTCCCCTGCAATGGTATTCAAGGAGATATCTGCATATGTTCAGGAATACAATGTAAAAAGGCTTGTTATAGACTCTGTATCTGCTATCCGTTTTACCACAAAGGACCGCATTTCAGAAGAAAAAGAGATGGGTAGGTTCATCAGGAATCTGAAACAGCTTGGATGCACTACTATACTTCTCTCTGAGATGACAGACCCGAATGCATATTCAACAGAACAATTCGCATCACATGGGGTAATGTTCCTTCATAACTTCCTCTATGGTAAGAAGATGACCCGTGCATTGCAGATCATAAAGATGCGTGGAACAAAACATGATTGTAATATGATGGGACTTGAGTTCACTGAGAAAGGTCTGAAAGTATCTTCCTACCTTGAATAA